The sequence CCGGCCTTGCCAAGGGCAGCGACCGCGGTTTCGATCTGCTTGACCTTGTCGCCGAGGGCCGCAAGCCCGGCATTGTCGCCGGCGCCGCCCTTTTCGACCGCCGATTTCAGCGCCGCGATATCGGCCTTTACCTGCTCCAGCCCCGAGGAAAGCCCGACCACCTTGGCCGCTGCATCGTTGTTGCCGCCGGTTTCCTTCAGGCCGGCGATTTCGCTCTTCAGCGAAGCGATCTCGCCATTGACGCCGTCGAGCGAGACGCCGGCGCCGGAACCCGGCGCGCCGAGCAGGCCGGCAAATTGCAGGCCGCCGGCGCCGGCGAGCGCAATGACGCCCCCGATAATGCCGGCGGCGATGCCGTTGAGACCGCCACGCTTTGCTGCGGCAGGCGTCGGCGCCATCTTTTCGTCCCGCGTCTGGGTTTTTGCCTTGCTGCCATCGCTGCGCTTGGCCGACGCATCCTCGAAATTGTAGTCGGAGGCGGCACTGCGATCAGCTGGCGCATCGGAACCGGGATAGGGCATCTCCGGCTCAACGGCCTTGGCCTCAGCGGACGGCTCGGTCCCGGCCTGCCCCACGCCATCGGCATGCTCCCAGGGTTCGAGATCGGTCTGGTCGGCATGCACCGGCTCTTCCGGAGCCTCCGGCTGCGAGGCATCAGCGGCTTCCTCAGCCTTCGCCTCGTCGGTCTGGGCCGCTGCCTTGGCGGCATCCTCGTCGACGATGCGGGAAACGGCACCGGGCTCGAGATCGATGGTCACCGGCTCGCGGCGGCTTTTCGAGTGTCGCATCTTCGGCGTCTTGACCATGCCTGGGCTCCGCAAAATTCGCTTCGTCTCAACGCCTGCCGGCGCGTGATGGTTCAGAAAGGGTCTAGCACATCACCAAGCGGTGAAAAGGGGCGGTGTGATGACGCGGCTCAGGGCAGCACCCGCAAAAGCGCCAGCAGCGCCTCCCCGTCGGGTCGCGCGGCGATGCGGATTGCTTTGCCGGCGCCGCCGCCGAAGGCGGCGGCTATGCGCGCGGAAAGCGCGAAAACCTGTGTCTTTTCAAAGGCCTCTTGCAGGGCAGGCCGTTTGGTCAAGGCCTGCATCGCGGCGGCCGCCTTGGCCGAGTAGAGCAGCACCGCATCGACCGGCTGGCCGGACAGCAGCGCAAGGATAGTCCCGTCGGAATACGGCACCGGGAGCGTGTCATACGTCTCCACGGCGCGGACCCGGACGCCAGCCGCTTCCATCCGCTGTTCGAACATCGCAAACCGCACGCGTCCGCAGAGATAGGTGATTGCCTTGCCGGGCAACGCCGCCGCGATGGCGTCGGCCAGCGCCTCGGCATCGCCCGGGCCTTCAATGACGGAAGTGAACCCCCTCATGCGCGCCGCTTCGGCGGTCCTGGCGCCCACGGCATGGCAAGGCAGGGCAGCAAGCGCCGCGATGACCTCGTTCGAAGCATGGCGCACGGCGTTGGCGCTGGTAACGGCAACCGCGACGGCATCGCCGGTGACGAACCCCGCATCGGCAGGCAAAGCCACCGTTTCGGTCAAAGGCAGAACGACCGGTTGAAAGCCCGTCTCCTGAAGCCGCAGCGCTGTGCGAGAGGCGCCCGGTTCCGGCCTGGTCACCAGGACGCGAAGCATCGTCAGACCCAGCCGTCGA comes from Mesorhizobium japonicum MAFF 303099 and encodes:
- a CDS encoding COG4223 family protein, with amino-acid sequence MVKTPKMRHSKSRREPVTIDLEPGAVSRIVDEDAAKAAAQTDEAKAEEAADASQPEAPEEPVHADQTDLEPWEHADGVGQAGTEPSAEAKAVEPEMPYPGSDAPADRSAASDYNFEDASAKRSDGSKAKTQTRDEKMAPTPAAAKRGGLNGIAAGIIGGVIALAGAGGLQFAGLLGAPGSGAGVSLDGVNGEIASLKSEIAGLKETGGNNDAAAKVVGLSSGLEQVKADIAALKSAVEKGGAGDNAGLAALGDKVKQIETAVAALGKAGSAAPVDLGPLNEKLAGLDALVKSTGEAAKAQDSRLAALEQSVSQLSGKVEAAAGQPKIALAIAASALKSALERGAPFSAELDTLAAISPNAPELATLRPYAEKGVPTRTEIASQMDAAANAMVAAATPADQNAGFLQNLMSSAQSLVKVRPIGAVEGPGAPETVARMEVAVRQGDYAKALSEYNSLPEAVKAAGADFAGKLKARIEVETQVDALISGAMKA
- a CDS encoding uroporphyrinogen-III synthase, whose product is MLRVLVTRPEPGASRTALRLQETGFQPVVLPLTETVALPADAGFVTGDAVAVAVTSANAVRHASNEVIAALAALPCHAVGARTAEAARMRGFTSVIEGPGDAEALADAIAAALPGKAITYLCGRVRFAMFEQRMEAAGVRVRAVETYDTLPVPYSDGTILALLSGQPVDAVLLYSAKAAAAMQALTKRPALQEAFEKTQVFALSARIAAAFGGGAGKAIRIAARPDGEALLALLRVLP